The Synechococcus sp. RS9909 genomic interval ATTTCGTCTTGATGTTTGGTACGTGGATCACCAAAGCTTCTGGTTGGATTTGCGCATTTTCTTCATCACCATATGGAAAGTTGTCCGTCGCGAAGGCATCAGTGCTGTTGGTGAAGCCACCATGGCGCCATTCACAGGATCGGCGCCTGCTTCTGAGACGCGCTGATGGCGTCTTTGCTGCTACTAGGTGCAGGTGGTCACTCTCGGGTCGTGGCTGAAACCGCCCTAGCCACAGGCCGTTTTAGCAACATCGCCTTCCTCGACGATCGCTGCAGCGGCCCTGCTCAGGTGCCCGATCAACTGGGCTGGCCCGTGATCGGTCCCTTTGCCGCGGCGCTCGATCCCCAGATCCGTCGTCAATATCCTGCAGCATTGGTAGCCATCGGTAATGCCGCCGTGCGTCTGCAGTGGTTGTCGCGTCTTGCCGCTGCTTGCTACGAGCTCCCCGTTGTGATTCATCCCACTTCCTGGATTTCGCCTTCCGCCAAGCTTGGTGCCGGTTCGACGGTGTTCGCTCAGGCATCCATCCAGGCTC includes:
- a CDS encoding acetyltransferase; its protein translation is MASLLLLGAGGHSRVVAETALATGRFSNIAFLDDRCSGPAQVPDQLGWPVIGPFAAALDPQIRRQYPAALVAIGNAAVRLQWLSRLAAACYELPVVIHPTSWISPSAKLGAGSTVFAQASIQAQAVIGSGAILNTGCSVDHDAQLGNAVHICPGARLAGEVQVGDRSWIGIGASVIQQICIGADVTVGAGAAVVRDLPDGVTAVGVPARVLPTA